ACACGCTTGATGGTTTCTAAATTTCCAGCTTTTTCTATGATCTTTAAGATGTCTATTATTTCTACTGCTTTTATATTGTCCAATGGACGATCGCCTAAATACGGCGCAATGTGCTTGTTAAAAATCAAATTTTGTTTTTTTAAGTAGTTAGGAGTTATGTTTGCGGATTTTATATCTAGCCATTTTGCAGCGATATCGTTTAGTGTCGTTTTACTACTCTTTTTACTTACTAGTGGATCAATGCCATCTAGTATCTGAGCGGCCAACTCTCTGCGTTTTTCTCTGGCGGCTGAGAGACTAAGATCAGGATAATTGCCCAGAGCCATTCGGCGTGTTTTTAATGTAAGAGGACTTTTGTATTCAAGTGCAAAAAATTTACGACCGCTTGGCTCGATGAAAATAAATAAATTTTGTCCGTCAGATTTTTTATAAACCTTATCTTTGGGTTTTAAGGCTCTTATAGCTGTGTCCGTCAAGGGAGGGTTAATTTTTGGCATTTTTGTCCTTTTAGTGTCCACAAGCCCCTAAAAATCAAGTAACGATTTTTTACGGATATTTTTTAGCGGACAATATTTTATCCTTTAAATTATCCGTAAAAAGTCCTTAAAGGCAATTAAAAAGATTTAAAAATATTGAAAACAATTTAAATAAATAATATATATCAAAAGTTGTTCTTATCGTATTTCTTGAAAGGTTTTTAAAAAGATTGAAATGAATTAAAAAGTATAAAATGGTGGAAGCGAGGGGGATCGAACCCCTGTCCAAAAACAAAATGCATACAGCCTCTACACGCTTAGCAAAAGTGAAAATTTCATCTAAAAAGGCTCACTTTCCAAAACCAAAATTTAGACTAAGACTAAAATTTCAGCTAGCAAGCAGTCACTTTGCGAGCCTACTCTAGCTAAATTGCTTACTTTTGTCCTAGCTAGAATTAGACTAAGCAAGGCTCAACTGAACTTACGCAGCTTTAGCGTAAGCAGGAGCGAAATTAACGTTGTTTGCGTTTAAATTTAATTTGAGCTTTTTACGCTTTGCTCAAAGCGACGTGCCACCGTACACACTCTGCTCCTGTCGAAGCCAAGTCGCTCCCAAAAAATAAAATGGTTAGTGAATTATTTAGTTAAGTTTTGTAGGTACATCAATGATTTTTGGCTCAAGAACGCTAAAATATTCAAAATCGTTCTCGACGTCATCTTTATATTTATTAAACTGATCACTAATAAGCAGCAACCAATCTATAAATTTATCATTTGCTGGACCCTTTAGGCTTCTTGCCTCTTGAGTTATCTCTTCAGCTAAAGTTGTAAGCTTTAATATCGGATCAAGATGCATGAATCCTGCTGCTGATTTAATATTATGAAAAATCCTAGTAAGCTCTAAGATACTATCTTTAT
The Campylobacter concisus genome window above contains:
- a CDS encoding phosphorelay protein, with translation MGILKRLEIDYSYDIVEEFLSHYALMCDLLEPLIINLGRADKYKDSILELTRIFHNIKSAAGFMHLDPILKLTTLAEEITQEARSLKGPANDKFIDWLLLISDQFNKYKDDVENDFEYFSVLEPKIIDVPTKLN